A window of Cellulomonas fimi contains these coding sequences:
- a CDS encoding glutamate--cysteine ligase encodes MAAPVALPFARSERSTVGLEWEVALVDADSGDLRQAAQAIFDTVRPVDGTEHPHIKQELLLNTVEIASGVCRTVGEAGADLRRALDEVGAAAEPLRIELMGGGTHPFANWAQQKVTDKQRYATLIDRTQWWGRQMLIYGVHVHVGIEDRAKVLPLSRAMLTVFPHLQSLSASSPFWGAKDTGYASNRALLFQQLPTAGLPFGFERWEQLEQYVGDMMHTGVIDQFDEVRWDIRPSPRFGTLEMRVADGATNLLELTAISALTHCFVEHFSSMLDRGEALPALPPWFAQENKWRSARYGMDAIIITDAAGEEELVTDAVGRWLEELAPVAERLGCSEELDQVRVILRRGASYQRQRAVARRNAGELDAVVRSLVAEMRAGRPL; translated from the coding sequence ATGGCCGCGCCCGTCGCGCTGCCGTTCGCCCGGTCCGAGCGGTCCACCGTCGGGCTCGAGTGGGAGGTCGCGCTCGTCGACGCCGACTCCGGCGACCTGCGGCAGGCCGCGCAGGCCATCTTCGACACCGTCCGGCCCGTCGACGGCACCGAGCACCCGCACATCAAGCAGGAGCTGCTGCTCAACACCGTCGAGATCGCGTCGGGCGTGTGCCGGACGGTCGGCGAGGCGGGCGCGGACCTGCGCCGCGCGCTCGACGAGGTCGGCGCCGCGGCCGAGCCCCTGCGCATCGAGCTCATGGGCGGCGGCACGCACCCGTTCGCGAACTGGGCACAGCAGAAGGTCACCGACAAGCAGCGGTACGCGACGCTCATCGACCGCACGCAGTGGTGGGGCCGGCAGATGCTCATCTACGGCGTGCACGTGCACGTCGGCATCGAGGACCGCGCGAAGGTCCTGCCGCTGTCACGCGCGATGCTCACCGTCTTCCCGCACCTGCAGTCGCTGTCCGCGTCGTCGCCGTTCTGGGGTGCCAAGGACACCGGGTACGCCTCCAACCGCGCGCTGCTGTTCCAGCAGCTCCCGACCGCCGGCCTGCCGTTCGGGTTCGAGCGGTGGGAGCAGCTCGAGCAGTACGTCGGCGACATGATGCACACGGGCGTCATCGACCAGTTCGACGAGGTGCGCTGGGACATCCGGCCGTCGCCGCGGTTCGGGACGCTCGAGATGCGCGTCGCCGACGGCGCGACCAACCTGCTCGAGCTGACCGCGATCTCCGCGCTCACGCACTGCTTCGTCGAGCACTTCTCGTCGATGCTCGACCGCGGCGAGGCGCTGCCCGCCCTGCCGCCCTGGTTCGCGCAGGAGAACAAGTGGCGCTCGGCCCGCTACGGCATGGACGCGATCATCATCACCGACGCCGCCGGTGAGGAGGAGCTCGTGACCGACGCGGTCGGCCGGTGGCTCGAGGAGCTCGCGCCCGTCGCCGAGCGGCTCGGGTGCAGCGAGGAGCTCGACCAGGTGCGCGTCATCCTCCGGCGGGGCGCGTCCTACCAGCGGCAACGGGCCGTCGCGCGACGCAACGCGGGCGAGCTCGACGCGGTCGTCCGCTCGCTCGTCGCGGAGATGAGGGCGGGCCGCCCGCTGTAG